The proteins below come from a single Parcubacteria group bacterium CG10_big_fil_rev_8_21_14_0_10_36_14 genomic window:
- a CDS encoding cell filamentation protein Fic, protein MTNDKKLINSIIPLELYEPDYGSSLTKTIIGLEHLRVKKLSGSAPPYIFFQLKNIFQMFESLGSARIEGNRTTLAEFVEKVIEIPNKKTNDEKIQEIFNIDNAIEFIEKNISIGGKIDRAHISEIHKILVNKLTPPPRGEGSNYPGNFRQINVIIQKSKHIPPDQVHIQSYMDELVKFINQQADPQHDLLIAALSHHRMAWIHPFDNGNGRAVRMFTYAMLIKQGFQVKNGRILNPTAIFCMDRDKYYEMLSLADSGERIKTLQWCEYVLNGLKTEMEKIDRLLDKDYLVKSILLPSIQFSLEHENITHREFEILRGVINNKRMAVKSADIKKIIREKSAVQISRIIKKLKEKGMLMSLKESGRTYTISFSNNYLLRGVVNMLEKNDFIPKSLNKN, encoded by the coding sequence ATGACTAATGATAAAAAACTAATAAATTCTATTATTCCACTAGAACTCTACGAACCTGATTATGGCTCTTCGCTGACAAAAACTATAATAGGTTTGGAGCATTTACGAGTAAAAAAGTTAAGCGGAAGTGCTCCACCGTACATTTTTTTTCAATTAAAAAATATCTTTCAGATGTTTGAAAGTTTGGGCTCTGCTCGTATAGAAGGAAACCGCACGACGCTAGCAGAATTCGTAGAAAAGGTAATTGAAATACCAAACAAAAAAACAAATGATGAAAAAATTCAGGAAATATTTAATATTGATAATGCTATCGAATTTATAGAAAAAAATATCTCCATAGGTGGTAAAATAGATAGAGCCCATATATCTGAAATACACAAAATCCTGGTCAACAAATTAACTCCCCCACCCAGAGGGGAAGGATCAAATTACCCAGGTAATTTCCGCCAAATTAATGTAATAATTCAAAAATCAAAACATATTCCACCCGACCAAGTTCACATCCAATCTTACATGGATGAATTGGTTAAATTTATAAACCAACAAGCAGATCCACAGCACGATCTTCTTATCGCAGCTCTTTCCCATCATAGAATGGCATGGATCCATCCATTTGATAATGGAAATGGACGTGCAGTTAGAATGTTTACATATGCCATGCTAATAAAACAAGGTTTTCAGGTAAAAAATGGAAGGATTCTTAATCCTACTGCAATATTTTGCATGGATAGAGATAAATACTATGAAATGCTATCTTTGGCTGACTCAGGCGAGAGAATAAAAACTCTTCAATGGTGCGAATATGTATTAAATGGATTAAAAACAGAAATGGAAAAAATTGACAGACTCCTTGATAAGGATTACTTAGTCAAATCAATTTTATTGCCATCTATTCAATTTTCACTTGAACATGAAAATATTACACATAGAGAATTTGAAATATTACGAGGAGTAATAAACAACAAGCGAATGGCCGTTAAGTCGGCCGACATTAAAAAAATAATTAGAGAAAAATCCGCAGTTCAAATATCAAGAATAATAAAAAAACTTAAAGAAAAAGGAATGCTTATGTCGCTTAAAGAAAGTGGGCGCACATATACAATTAGTTTTTCTAATAATTATTTACTTCGTGGAGTTGTAAATATGTTAGAAAAAAATGATTTTATTCCAAAGTCACTTAATAAAAATTGA